The Pseudomonas pergaminensis nucleotide sequence CATCAGGTTATCAGCACACACCGGTCCCTGTGGGAGCTGGCTTGCCTGCGATGCAGGCGACTCGGTCTGTCAGTAAGACCGAGGTGATCCTATCGCAGGCAAGCCAGCTCCCACACAAGCCAGTTTGAGGCTCAGAGTTTGGCTTTTACAGCGGCCAGCGCATCCTTGCCATCCACGGTCTTCACGCCATCCAGCCACTTATCCAATACCGCCGGGTTGGCCTTGATCCACGCCTTCGCCGCTTCGGCATTGCTGACCTTGTTGTTGGCCACCTCGGCCATGATGCTGTTCTCCATCTCCTGGGTAAAACTCAGGTTGGTCAGCAGCTTTCCTACGTTCGGGCAGGCTTGTGCATAGCCCTTGCGGGTCAAGGTATACACGCTGCCGGTGTCACCAAAGTATTTCTCTCCGCCTTTGAGGTAGTGCATTTTCAACTGCACGTTCATCGGGTGCGGGGTCCAGCCGAGGAAGGTGACGAACTTTTGCTTCTTCACCGCCCGCGACACTTCGGCGAGCATCGCTTGTTCGCTGGACTCGATCAGCTTCCATTGGCCAAGGTCGAAGTCGTTCTTCTTGATGATCTCCTGCAGCGAGATGTTCGCCGGCGCGCCGGAGCCGATGCCGTAGATCTTCTTGTCGAACTTGTCGGCAAATTTGTTCAGGTCGGCAAAGTCATGCACCCCGGCGTCCCACACATAGTCGGGCACGGCGAGGGTGAACTCAGTGCCGTCGAGGTTCTTCGCCAGTTGCACCACATCGCCATTGGCCACGAACTTGTCGTAGAAGCCCTGCTGCGCCGGCATCCAGTTGCCGAGGAACACGTCTACCTGACCGTCCTTGAGCCCGCCAAATGTGATCGGCACCGCGAGGGTGTCGACCTTGGCCTTGTAGCCCATGCCGCTCAACAGGAAACCGGTGATGGCATTGGTGGCGGCGATATCGCTCCAGCCGGGATCGGCCATCTTTACCGTTTCACAACTGGCGTCTGCGTAAACATTGGCGCTTCCCAGCGCCAGGAGCCCCAGCATCACAGTTAACTTTTGCATGGCCTTCCCTCAGTGTTATTGGTTTTGGCAGGGTTGTGGATAACGTGCCTTGCGCTCCAGGTCGTCGAGGTCGATATGGTTGCGCATGTATTGCTGACTGGCGTCCACCAGTGGCTGGTGATCCCAGCTCTTCAGCTTGCCCTGGGTCAGTGCGTCAAACACTAGACGGCGGCGACGTTGGCTGGCGAGCACCTGCTGGTGGATCGCCGGGATGTCCCATTTGGCCCGCGCCTCGTCCAGGAAGGCTGCAAACAGCGCCTGATGCTGCGGCGACTGGCTGAGTTCTTCCTGCTCCCGAGGGTCGTTGTGTACATCGAACAGTAGACAAGGGTCGTCTTCGCTGTAGATGAATTTGTAGGCGCCACGGCGAATCATCATCAGTGGGCTGATGGTGCCTTCAGCCATGTATTCGCCGAACACTTCGTCGTGCCCGCCCTGCCCTTGCAAGTGCGGAACCAGCGAGCGGCCGTCCAGCGGCAGGCGCGGGTCCAACTCGCCGCCGGCCAGTTCCACCAGGGTCGGCAACAGGTCGGCGGTGGACACGGCTTTGCTGACGCGGCCCGCCGCGAATTGCCCTGGCGCACTGATCAGCAGCGGTACGCGGGCGGCCATTTCAAACCAGTGCATTTTGTACCAGAGGCCCCGCTCGCCGAGCATGTCGCCGTGGTCGCCGGAGAAGATGATGAGGGTGTCATCGGCCAGGCCGGTATCTTCCAGGGTCTGCAGCAGCTTGCCGACATTGCTGTCGATGTAGCTGCACGCGCCGAAATAGGCACGGCGTGCGTCGCGGATCTTATCCACAGGCAGCGGCTTGTCCCACAGGTCGTAGACCTTGAGCAGGCGCCGGGAGTGGGGGTCGAGATCGCCTTGCGCAGGGGTCGTCGGCAAAGGGATGTCGGCGTCGTCGTACAGGTCCCAGAACGGCTTGGGAATGGTGTACGGGTCATGGGGGTGGGTCATCGACACGGTCAGGCAAAACGGCTGGTCGCCGTCTTCACGGATATGGTCGAACAGGTATTGCTGGGCCTTGAACACCACCTCTTCGTCGAAATCCAGCTGGTTGGTGCGCACGCATGGCCCGGCTTGCAGCACCGACGACATGTTGTGGTACCAGGAGGGGCGCACGTCCGGCTCGTCCCAGTTCACCGCCCAGCCATAGTCGGCGGGGTAGATGTCACTGGTCAGGCGCTCTTCGTAACCGTGCAGTTGATCGGGGCCGCAGAAGTGCATCTTGCCCGACAGTGCGGTGCGGTAGCCGAGGCGACGCAGGTAGTGGGCGTAGGTTGGCACATCGGCGGGGAAATCGGCGGCGTTGTCGTAGGCGCCAATCTTGCTCGGCAATTGCCCGCTCACTAGGGTGAAGCGCGACGGTGCGCACAGCGGGCTGTTGCAATAGGCGGCATCGAACACAACGCCTTGCGCGGCAAGGCGGCTCAGGTTGGGCAGCTTGATCGGCGAAGGACCGTAGAACGGAAGCAGGGGTGCGGCCATTTGGTCGGCCATGATGAAAAGAATGTTCTTGCGCTTCATGATCTATCGGCATTCCATAGGCGGTGTTTATGCGAATGAGCATGCAGCCCATGGAAAATGGGGTAAAGCCCATGAAAAGCAATGTCTAGGATAAGCACAGCTTATGTATGAAGCCCTCGGTGACCTGTCCCTCGACCTGCTGCGCGCCTTTGAAGCGGCAGCCCGTCATCGCAGCTTTACCGCCGCCGCGATGGAACTGGGCACCACCCAGCCTGCGATCAGCCAGCAGATCAAGCGCTTGGAAGAGCAACTGGCGATCCGTCTGTTTGATCGCATCTACCGTGGCATCGAACTCACCGATGCTGGCGCCCTGCTGTTCGAGCATGTGCAGGGCGGTTTGCAGGCCATCAACGCGGGCCTCAGCGCGATCACCCAGCAAGATCAGCACGAAGTGCTGCAAGTGGCCACCGACTTCGCCTTCGCTGCCTATTGGCTGATGCCGCGCCTGCATCGCTTTCACGCGGCGAACCCCCAGGTGGATGTGAGCCTGGTCACCAGCGAACGCAACCACGCGACCTTGCGCAGCGACATCGACGTAGCGGTGCTGTTTGGCGACGGTCGTTTCAAGCAAGGTGACAGCCTGTGGCTATTCAACGAGGAAGTGTTCCCGGTGTGCAGCCCGCAATGGCTCCAGGCACAGGCCAGCCCACTGTCTGTACAAAATTTGCACGATTTTCCCTTGTTGCACCTGCGTCAGGAAAACAACAGCCAGTGGTTCGACTGGAGCGGCGTATTCCGTGAGCTGGGCATCGCCAGCGCGCCAACGCCCGGCCAACTGCGTTTCGACAACTACACCCTACTCATTCAGGCGGCGATTGCTGGCCAGGGCGTGGCTATCGGCTGGCGGCACCTCGTGGATAACCTGCTGGAACAGGGCTGGTTGTGCCGGCCGGTCAGCGACACGGTGATCTCGCGCTTTGGCTATTACGTGGTGCAACCCCAGCGCAAACGTCGGGGGCAATTGGTCGAGCGTTTCGTTGACTGGCTGGTGGCCGAGCAAGCCAGCAGCGCGCAGTCCTTGACCGGGCTGGCCCTGCCGTCCATTGCGGTCTAGCATCTGGCGCATATTGGATCCGGAGCCCGCTATGCAACGTATCAAGGGCTACCACGCCCATATCTACTTCGACGCACACACGATCGACCAGGCGCGCACCTTGTGCGAAGACGCCGCCAAACTCTTCCCACTGCGCATGGGCCGTGTGCATGAACGCCCGGTGGGCCCGCACCCAGACTGGAGCTGCCAGCTGGCGTTCGAGCCGGAATACATCGGCGTGGTGCTGCCGTGGCTGGTGATCCATCGCAATGGGCTGGTGGTGTTCCTGCACCCCGATACGGGCGATGACCTGAAGGATCACACCGACTATGCGGTCTGGATGGGTGCGATGCGGGAGCTGGACTTGTCAGCCTTTTCCTAAACTGCATCCCTAAATATGGGATCAATATTTATATATTGAGACTTTCTCGCCCATAGGTTTATATTCGCTGCATCCGCTCAGAACTCAGGTGAAGCGATGCAGGCGCAATTGATCGCGCTCGATTGGGGGACCAGCTCCCTTCGTGCTTATAAACTCGGCCCCGCAGGCGTGGTGCTCGAACAGCGCTCGCTGGGGTGGGGCATCATGCATTTGCCCAGCGAGCCGCGGGACATCGCCGGCGTGCGCTGCAGCGATGGCTTCGAGTTGGCGTTCGATGCGGCCTGCGGCGATTGGCTCGACGCCGCGCCAAACCTGCCGGTGATCGCCTGCGGCATGGTCGGCAGCGCCCAGGGCTGGAGCGAAGCGGCCTATCGCAACACCCCGGTCGACGTGGCGAGCCTGGGCCAGGCCCTGCACCGCGTGCGCAGTTTGCGTGGGGTCGATGTGAATATCGTGCCGGGCGTGATTGAGCACGTTGGCTTGCCCAACGTGATGCGCGGCGAAGAAACCCAAGTATTGGGCGTGCTGCAAGGGCTGAGCGCGGATGGGTTGATCGGCCTGCCCGGCAGCCATTCCAAGTGGGTCGAGGTGGTCGAGGGCTGCATCACCCACTTCGACACCTTTATGACCGGCGAGCTGTTCGCGGTGCTGAGCAAGCACAGCATCCTCGGGCGCACCCAGCAACCCAGCGAACGATTCCAGGCCGACGCCTTTGACCGAGGCGTGCAGGTGGCGCTGTCAGAGGACGGCCAGCGCGGTGTGCTGTCGACCCTGTTCAGCGCACGCACCCTGGGACTCACCGGCGAACTCGCTCCTGACCAGCAGCCCGATTACCTCTCGGGCTTGCTCATCGGCCATGAACTCGCCGGTTTGCCCGACAGCGCAAAACACCAGCCGATCGTCCTGGTCGGCGCCGCTCCCCTCTGCGCCCGCTATCAACGCGCCCTCGCCCTTTGCGGCTTTGCCCACGTCAGCCTGGCACAAGAAGCCACCGAGCGTGGCCTGTGGCAACTGGCCGTAGCGGCCGGGCTCACTCAACTTGTATCGGAGGCCTGACATGCTCAAGCAAGCACTCGCGCAAAACGGTTTGATCGCCATTCTGCGTGGCATTCGCCCGGACGAAGCCCAGGCCGTCGGCCAGGTGCTGTACCAGGCCGGGTTTCGTGTAATCGAAGTCCCGCTCAATTCGCCTGACCCTTACACCAGCATCCGCACCCTGCGCGACAGCCTGCCCGCCGATTGCCTGATCGGTGCCGGTACGGTGTTGACGCCTGAGCAAGTCGAGCAGGTGAAGGCAGCCGGTGGTCAGGTAATCGTAATGCCTCACAGCGATGCCAAGGTGTTGCGCGCCGCCAAAGCCGCAGGCCTGTTTCTGTCGCCGGGTGTCGCGACGCCAACCGAAGCCTTCGCCGCACTGGCCGAAGGCGCCGACGTTTTGAAGCTCTTCCCGGCCGAGCAGATGGGCCCGGCGGTGATCAAGGCGTGGCTGGCGGTATTGCCGGCAGGCACTTTGCTGCTGCCGGTGGGTGGCATTACCCCGGACAA carries:
- a CDS encoding 2-dehydro-3-deoxy-6-phosphogalactonate aldolase, with product MLKQALAQNGLIAILRGIRPDEAQAVGQVLYQAGFRVIEVPLNSPDPYTSIRTLRDSLPADCLIGAGTVLTPEQVEQVKAAGGQVIVMPHSDAKVLRAAKAAGLFLSPGVATPTEAFAALAEGADVLKLFPAEQMGPAVIKAWLAVLPAGTLLLPVGGITPDNMQVFTDAGAKGFGLGSGLFKPGMTVDQVASRAQAYVAAWKALS
- a CDS encoding choline sulfate utilization transcriptional regulator — its product is MYEALGDLSLDLLRAFEAAARHRSFTAAAMELGTTQPAISQQIKRLEEQLAIRLFDRIYRGIELTDAGALLFEHVQGGLQAINAGLSAITQQDQHEVLQVATDFAFAAYWLMPRLHRFHAANPQVDVSLVTSERNHATLRSDIDVAVLFGDGRFKQGDSLWLFNEEVFPVCSPQWLQAQASPLSVQNLHDFPLLHLRQENNSQWFDWSGVFRELGIASAPTPGQLRFDNYTLLIQAAIAGQGVAIGWRHLVDNLLEQGWLCRPVSDTVISRFGYYVVQPQRKRRGQLVERFVDWLVAEQASSAQSLTGLALPSIAV
- the betC gene encoding choline-sulfatase, encoding MKRKNILFIMADQMAAPLLPFYGPSPIKLPNLSRLAAQGVVFDAAYCNSPLCAPSRFTLVSGQLPSKIGAYDNAADFPADVPTYAHYLRRLGYRTALSGKMHFCGPDQLHGYEERLTSDIYPADYGWAVNWDEPDVRPSWYHNMSSVLQAGPCVRTNQLDFDEEVVFKAQQYLFDHIREDGDQPFCLTVSMTHPHDPYTIPKPFWDLYDDADIPLPTTPAQGDLDPHSRRLLKVYDLWDKPLPVDKIRDARRAYFGACSYIDSNVGKLLQTLEDTGLADDTLIIFSGDHGDMLGERGLWYKMHWFEMAARVPLLISAPGQFAAGRVSKAVSTADLLPTLVELAGGELDPRLPLDGRSLVPHLQGQGGHDEVFGEYMAEGTISPLMMIRRGAYKFIYSEDDPCLLFDVHNDPREQEELSQSPQHQALFAAFLDEARAKWDIPAIHQQVLASQRRRRLVFDALTQGKLKSWDHQPLVDASQQYMRNHIDLDDLERKARYPQPCQNQ
- the choX gene encoding choline ABC transporter substrate-binding protein, yielding MQKLTVMLGLLALGSANVYADASCETVKMADPGWSDIAATNAITGFLLSGMGYKAKVDTLAVPITFGGLKDGQVDVFLGNWMPAQQGFYDKFVANGDVVQLAKNLDGTEFTLAVPDYVWDAGVHDFADLNKFADKFDKKIYGIGSGAPANISLQEIIKKNDFDLGQWKLIESSEQAMLAEVSRAVKKQKFVTFLGWTPHPMNVQLKMHYLKGGEKYFGDTGSVYTLTRKGYAQACPNVGKLLTNLSFTQEMENSIMAEVANNKVSNAEAAKAWIKANPAVLDKWLDGVKTVDGKDALAAVKAKL
- a CDS encoding DOPA 4,5-dioxygenase family protein; the protein is MQRIKGYHAHIYFDAHTIDQARTLCEDAAKLFPLRMGRVHERPVGPHPDWSCQLAFEPEYIGVVLPWLVIHRNGLVVFLHPDTGDDLKDHTDYAVWMGAMRELDLSAFS
- a CDS encoding 2-dehydro-3-deoxygalactonokinase, whose protein sequence is MQAQLIALDWGTSSLRAYKLGPAGVVLEQRSLGWGIMHLPSEPRDIAGVRCSDGFELAFDAACGDWLDAAPNLPVIACGMVGSAQGWSEAAYRNTPVDVASLGQALHRVRSLRGVDVNIVPGVIEHVGLPNVMRGEETQVLGVLQGLSADGLIGLPGSHSKWVEVVEGCITHFDTFMTGELFAVLSKHSILGRTQQPSERFQADAFDRGVQVALSEDGQRGVLSTLFSARTLGLTGELAPDQQPDYLSGLLIGHELAGLPDSAKHQPIVLVGAAPLCARYQRALALCGFAHVSLAQEATERGLWQLAVAAGLTQLVSEA